A section of the Rhodobacteraceae bacterium M382 genome encodes:
- a CDS encoding amino acid ABC transporter ATP-binding protein — translation MSDTTPVLEIRGLHKAYGDLEVIKGVDITAHRGDVVSLIGSSGSGKSTLLRCCNLLEDSQQGDILFKGEPITWKGTALNRRPADPKQVLRIRTNLSMVFQQFNLWAHMTILQNVMEAPVTVLGRDKAEAEKSARAYLEKVGIGDKCDVYPAQLSGGQQQRAAIARALCMEPEALLFDEPTSALDPELEQEVVKVIKDLAAEGRTMLIVTHDMKLAADVSDHVVFLHQGLIEEEGTPAEVFDNTTSERLQGFLSATRH, via the coding sequence TTGTCTGATACAACACCTGTTCTGGAAATTCGCGGCCTGCACAAGGCCTATGGCGACCTCGAGGTCATCAAGGGTGTAGATATCACCGCACATAGGGGCGATGTCGTGTCGCTGATCGGATCCTCAGGGTCTGGGAAATCCACCCTGCTGCGCTGCTGCAACCTGTTGGAAGACAGCCAACAAGGGGATATTCTGTTCAAAGGCGAACCGATCACCTGGAAAGGCACGGCATTGAACAGGCGTCCGGCGGATCCCAAACAGGTCCTGCGCATTCGCACCAATTTGTCGATGGTCTTTCAGCAGTTCAACCTGTGGGCTCATATGACCATCCTGCAAAATGTGATGGAGGCTCCGGTGACCGTGCTGGGCCGCGACAAGGCCGAGGCGGAGAAATCCGCGCGTGCCTATCTGGAAAAGGTCGGCATCGGAGACAAATGCGATGTCTACCCCGCCCAACTTTCAGGCGGCCAACAACAGCGGGCCGCCATTGCCCGTGCTCTGTGCATGGAGCCCGAAGCATTGCTGTTCGACGAACCGACGTCAGCGCTGGACCCGGAATTGGAACAGGAAGTGGTCAAAGTGATCAAAGATCTGGCTGCTGAGGGCCGGACCATGTTGATCGTAACCCATGACATGAAACTGGCTGCAGATGTGTCTGACCATGTCGTGTTCCTGCATCAGGGCCTGATCGAAGAAGAAGGCACACCCGCCGAGGTCTTTGACAACACCACGTCCGAACGGCTGCAGGGGTTCCTGTCGGCCACCCGGCACTGA
- a CDS encoding SDR family oxidoreductase — MTPASAPQRFFNRTVVVTGGNGGIGLGIAKRFASEGAQLALIGRDPDKGRIAVQEIADLGAVARFYQVDLRIEAEITAAISRIQDDFGSLDVLVNNAGCGLLRSPVTPETPPAERWEFYRGANLDSTYLMTAHALPYLAKSSGASVINISSTGTHHGNWGLYGAVKAGVEGLTRSFAAEAAPMGVRVNAISPGWIATSPEMARETTGGDSQPPSLLNRMGSPAEIAGVVAFLASTDASFVTGQVLTVDGGMMTIDYPSHDMLSRHGAKGQSSA, encoded by the coding sequence ATGACACCCGCATCTGCACCGCAGCGATTTTTCAACAGGACGGTTGTTGTGACCGGCGGAAATGGCGGGATCGGATTGGGGATTGCCAAACGCTTTGCCAGCGAAGGTGCCCAGCTTGCGCTGATTGGTCGTGATCCGGACAAAGGTCGCATAGCGGTGCAGGAGATCGCGGACCTGGGTGCAGTGGCCCGTTTTTATCAGGTTGATCTGCGTATCGAAGCAGAAATTACGGCCGCAATTTCCCGAATTCAGGACGATTTCGGATCCCTGGATGTTCTGGTCAACAATGCAGGCTGCGGGTTGCTGCGCAGCCCGGTCACGCCCGAAACACCTCCGGCTGAACGCTGGGAATTTTACCGTGGTGCCAATCTGGACAGCACCTATCTGATGACTGCACATGCCTTGCCCTATCTGGCAAAATCGTCCGGGGCTTCGGTGATCAACATCTCTTCGACTGGGACACATCACGGAAACTGGGGCCTGTATGGCGCAGTCAAGGCCGGGGTCGAAGGGCTGACCCGCTCATTCGCCGCCGAAGCCGCCCCTATGGGAGTGCGCGTCAATGCCATTAGTCCGGGATGGATCGCCACTTCGCCTGAAATGGCCCGCGAGACCACCGGCGGCGACAGCCAGCCGCCTTCGCTGCTAAACCGCATGGGAAGCCCCGCCGAAATCGCGGGGGTTGTCGCGTTTTTGGCCAGCACTGATGCCAGCTTTGTCACCGGGCAGGTGCTGACGGTGGACGGGGGCATGATGACCATTGATTACCCATCACACGACATGCTTTCGCGCCATGGTGCCAAGGGGCAATCCAGCGCGTAA